A region of Paenibacillus sp. JNUCC-31 DNA encodes the following proteins:
- the queF gene encoding preQ(1) synthase: MRQPDEMQDLTLLGNQGVKYTFEYDPGILESFDNKHPYRDYFVKFNCPEFTSLCPITGQPDFATIYISYIPDVKMVESKSLKLYLFSFRNHGDFHEDCVNIIMNDLIKLMDPRYIEVWGKFTPRGGISIDPYTNYGKPGTKYEQMAEHRMMNHDMYPETIDNR, encoded by the coding sequence ATGAGACAACCTGACGAAATGCAAGACCTGACGCTGCTGGGCAACCAGGGCGTAAAATATACGTTTGAATATGATCCGGGCATTCTGGAAAGCTTTGATAACAAACATCCTTACCGTGATTATTTTGTCAAATTCAACTGTCCGGAGTTCACCAGCCTGTGCCCGATCACGGGTCAGCCGGACTTCGCAACCATCTATATCAGCTACATCCCTGATGTGAAAATGGTGGAGAGCAAGTCACTTAAACTGTACCTGTTCAGCTTCCGCAACCATGGGGATTTCCACGAGGATTGTGTGAACATCATCATGAACGACCTGATCAAACTGATGGACCCGCGCTACATTGAAGTGTGGGGCAAATTCACGCCGCGCGGCGGAATCTCCATCGACCCGTACACCAACTATGGCAAGCCTGGGACGAAGTATGAACAAATGGCCGAGCATCGCATGATGAATCATGATATGTATCCCGAGACGATTGATAATCGTTAA
- the queE gene encoding 7-carboxy-7-deazaguanine synthase QueE, which yields MEIFGPTVQGEGMVIGQKTMFVRTAGCDYRCSWCDSAFTWDGSGKDLIRMITPEDVWEELRRVGGSRFSHVTISGGNPALLASLGGLVALLRENGIRIAVETQGSRWQSWLADIDEVTVSPKPPSSGMDTDWAVLDDLIHRLAAGPVERSHSLKIVIFDETDLDYARRVHARYPGTALFLQTGNPDVTSADTPDLASSLLARYEWLIDQVSASDDLNDVRVLPQLHTLVWGNKRGV from the coding sequence ATGGAGATCTTTGGCCCTACGGTTCAAGGTGAAGGCATGGTCATTGGGCAGAAAACGATGTTCGTCCGCACCGCAGGCTGTGATTATCGCTGCTCCTGGTGTGACTCGGCCTTTACTTGGGACGGCAGCGGCAAGGACCTGATCCGGATGATTACACCGGAAGACGTGTGGGAAGAATTGCGCCGCGTCGGCGGTTCACGCTTCTCCCATGTGACCATCTCGGGCGGCAACCCCGCCCTGCTCGCTTCACTGGGCGGATTGGTCGCCTTGCTGCGGGAGAACGGCATCCGCATCGCGGTGGAGACGCAGGGTTCCCGCTGGCAGTCCTGGCTGGCGGACATCGACGAAGTCACTGTCTCGCCCAAGCCTCCCAGCTCAGGCATGGACACCGACTGGGCTGTGCTGGATGATCTGATCCACCGACTGGCTGCTGGCCCGGTGGAACGAAGCCATAGTCTGAAGATCGTGATCTTTGATGAGACAGACCTGGACTATGCCCGCCGTGTGCATGCACGGTATCCGGGCACAGCTTTATTTTTGCAGACCGGGAACCCGGATGTGACTTCTGCCGATACACCTGATCTCGCGTCTTCCCTGCTTGCCCGTTACGAGTGGTTAATCGACCAAGTCAGTGCATCTGACGATCTGAACGACGTTCGTGTGCTTCCACAACTGCATACGTTGGTATGGGGAAACAAACGCGGCGTCTGA
- the queD gene encoding 6-carboxytetrahydropterin synthase QueD — protein MSEPGTFRIVERLQRIGEDILPDQLRYHRKRVLVSKEFTFDAAHHLHCYEGKCKNLHGHTYKVVFGISGYPGETGLTVDFGHIKEIWKTQIEGYLDHQYLNETLPLMNTTAENMVVWLFEQMEHALQTEPYVTMTEGGRTEFVRLYETPTSYAEARREWMIDE, from the coding sequence ATGAGTGAACCGGGAACATTTCGTATTGTGGAACGGTTGCAGCGGATTGGAGAAGATATCCTCCCTGATCAGCTGCGCTATCACCGTAAACGTGTACTTGTAAGTAAGGAATTCACGTTTGACGCCGCACATCACCTGCATTGTTATGAAGGCAAGTGCAAGAATTTGCACGGGCATACCTATAAAGTGGTTTTCGGGATTAGCGGTTATCCGGGTGAGACAGGACTTACGGTTGATTTTGGACATATCAAGGAGATATGGAAAACACAAATTGAAGGTTATCTGGATCATCAGTATTTGAACGAGACTCTTCCCCTTATGAATACAACGGCTGAAAATATGGTGGTCTGGTTGTTCGAACAAATGGAACATGCCCTGCAGACTGAGCCATATGTGACCATGACTGAAGGCGGTCGGACAGAGTTTGTCCGCCTATATGAGACACCTACCAGCTACGCAGAGGCCAGACGGGAGTGGATGATCGATGAGTAG
- the queC gene encoding 7-cyano-7-deazaguanine synthase QueC has product MNEEKAVVVFSGGQDSTTCLFWAKQQFAEVEVVTFDYGQRHKLEIECAAEIARDLGIQQTVLDMSLLNQLAPNALTRTDVEITHEEGELPSTFVDGRNLLFLSFAAIMAKQKGARHLVTGVCETDFSGYPDCRDSFVKSMNVTLNLSMDYPFVIHTPLMWLDKAQTWKMADDLGAFDYVRERTLTCYNGIIGDGCGECPACKLRKAGLDRYVQQRTAAESLGADVR; this is encoded by the coding sequence TTGAACGAAGAAAAAGCAGTCGTTGTATTCAGCGGTGGCCAGGACAGTACGACTTGTTTGTTCTGGGCCAAACAGCAATTTGCCGAGGTAGAAGTGGTTACCTTCGATTACGGCCAGCGTCACAAGCTGGAGATTGAGTGTGCCGCCGAGATTGCTCGCGATCTGGGTATACAGCAAACGGTGCTGGACATGAGCTTGTTAAACCAGCTTGCGCCCAATGCTCTCACTCGCACCGATGTGGAGATTACACATGAGGAAGGCGAACTGCCGAGTACATTTGTCGATGGACGAAATCTGCTGTTTCTCAGTTTTGCGGCGATTATGGCGAAGCAAAAAGGGGCTCGTCACCTCGTCACAGGTGTATGCGAAACGGATTTCAGCGGTTACCCGGATTGTCGGGATTCATTTGTGAAATCGATGAATGTTACGCTAAATCTGTCGATGGACTACCCGTTTGTCATCCATACTCCACTGATGTGGCTGGACAAAGCCCAGACGTGGAAAATGGCGGATGACCTCGGCGCCTTTGATTATGTACGAGAGCGCACACTGACTTGTTACAATGGAATCATCGGCGATGGCTGTGGCGAATGCCCAGCCTGCAAACTGCGCAAAGCCGGACTGGATCGCTATGTGCAGCAACGCACGGCTGCCGAATCTTTAGGAGCGGATGTACGATGA